A portion of the Rhodopseudomonas sp. BAL398 genome contains these proteins:
- a CDS encoding M20 aminoacylase family protein: protein MPVINRVADLQPDIMAWRRDIHAHPELMYDVDRTAAFVAERLREFGCDDVVTGLGRTGVVGVIKGRKPAADSDLKVIGLRADMDALPIEEETNLPYASKNPGKMHACGHDGHTAMLLGAARYLAETRNFSGDAVVIFQPAEEGGAGADAMIKDGLMDRFAIDQVYGMHNGPGIPIGSFAVRAGPVMASTDSIDIRIEGVGGHAARPHKSIDSVLVGAQLVAALQTIVSRTVDPLESAVISICEFHAGNARNVIPQTADLKGTVRTLTAEVRDLVEKRVREVVAGVAQMTGAKIELDYERGYPVVVNHPAQTELAQRIARDVAGDANVHDMPPLMGAEDFAYMLEKRPGAFIFLGNGDSAGLHHPAYNFNDDAIVFGTSYWIKLVETTLAA from the coding sequence ATGCCCGTGATCAACCGCGTCGCCGACCTGCAGCCCGACATCATGGCCTGGCGTCGCGACATCCATGCCCATCCCGAGCTGATGTACGACGTCGACCGCACCGCGGCCTTTGTGGCGGAGCGATTGCGCGAATTCGGCTGCGACGATGTCGTCACCGGGCTTGGCCGCACCGGCGTCGTCGGCGTCATCAAGGGCCGCAAGCCGGCGGCGGACAGCGATCTCAAGGTGATCGGCCTGCGTGCCGACATGGATGCGCTGCCGATCGAGGAAGAGACCAACCTGCCTTACGCTTCGAAGAATCCCGGCAAGATGCACGCCTGCGGCCATGACGGTCACACCGCGATGCTGCTCGGCGCCGCGCGCTATCTGGCCGAGACCCGGAATTTCTCCGGCGACGCCGTGGTGATCTTCCAGCCGGCGGAGGAGGGCGGCGCCGGCGCCGACGCGATGATCAAGGACGGGCTGATGGACCGCTTCGCGATCGATCAGGTCTACGGCATGCACAACGGCCCCGGCATCCCGATCGGGTCCTTCGCGGTGCGCGCCGGGCCGGTGATGGCGTCGACCGATTCGATCGACATCCGGATCGAGGGCGTCGGCGGCCATGCCGCGCGGCCGCACAAATCGATCGATTCGGTGCTGGTCGGCGCGCAGCTGGTCGCCGCGTTGCAGACCATCGTGTCACGCACCGTCGATCCGCTGGAATCCGCGGTGATCTCGATCTGCGAGTTCCACGCCGGCAATGCCCGCAACGTGATCCCGCAGACCGCCGACCTCAAGGGCACGGTGCGGACGCTAACCGCCGAAGTTCGCGACCTGGTCGAGAAGCGGGTCCGCGAAGTGGTCGCCGGCGTGGCGCAGATGACCGGCGCCAAGATCGAGCTCGACTATGAGCGCGGCTATCCGGTGGTGGTGAACCATCCGGCGCAGACCGAGCTGGCACAGCGGATCGCGCGCGACGTCGCCGGCGACGCCAATGTGCATGACATGCCGCCGCTGATGGGTGCCGAGGACTTCGCCTATATGCTGGAAAAGCGCCCCGGCGCCTTCATCTTCCTCGGCAATGGCGACAGCGCCGGGTTGCATCATCCGGCCTACAACTTCAACGACGACGCGATCGTGTTCGGAACCTCGTATTGGATCAAGCTGGTCGAGACCACGCTGGCGGCGTGA
- a CDS encoding ferritin-like domain-containing protein, which translates to MAATKGKDLNDLFLDTLKDIYFAEKQILKALPKMAKAAQSDKLRAAFEKHHGETEGQIERLEQIFELLDKPARGKTCDAIMGILDEGKEIMDEYKGCEALDAGLLAAAQAVEHYEISRYGTLKQWATQLGMKDAVKLLDETLQQEKKTDVSLTTLAESAVNIAAAA; encoded by the coding sequence ATGGCCGCCACCAAGGGCAAAGACCTCAACGATCTTTTTCTCGACACGCTCAAGGACATCTACTTTGCTGAGAAGCAGATCCTGAAAGCACTGCCGAAAATGGCGAAGGCCGCGCAATCGGACAAGCTACGCGCCGCCTTCGAAAAGCATCATGGCGAGACCGAAGGCCAGATCGAGCGCCTCGAGCAGATCTTCGAATTGCTCGACAAGCCGGCCCGCGGCAAGACCTGCGACGCCATCATGGGTATTCTCGATGAGGGCAAGGAGATCATGGACGAGTACAAGGGCTGCGAGGCGCTCGACGCTGGCCTGCTCGCCGCCGCGCAGGCGGTGGAACATTATGAGATCTCGCGCTACGGCACGCTGAAGCAGTGGGCCACCCAGCTCGGCATGAAGGACGCGGTCAAGCTGCTCGACGAGACGCTGCAGCAGGAAAAGAAGACCGACGTGTCGCTGACGACGCTGGCGGAATCGGCGGTCAACATCGCCGCGGCGGCGTAA
- a CDS encoding ABC transporter substrate-binding protein: MHVNYARLAAATAFAVVAASSSGALAQKKYDTGATDKEIKVGNIMPYSGPASAYGVIGKTEAAYFKMINDKGGINGRKINFISYDDAYSPPKTVEQARKLVESDDVLLLFGTLGTPPNSAIHKYMNAKKVPQLFVATGATKWNDPKHFPWTMGWQPNYQSETQIYAKYIMKMMPNAKIAVLYQNDDYGKDYLKGLTDGLGAKGKSMIVMEESYETSEPTIDNHIVKLKSTGADVFINITTPKFAAQAIKKIAEIDWKPTHFLNNVSASVGSVIKPAGYENSQDIVSAAYLKDASDPSWNDDPGMKEFYAFMKKDFPEGNVLDGGTVVGYGAARTLVEVLTKCGDNLTRANIMKQAASLKDFKPGVLLPGIAINTSPTDFAPISQLQLIRFKGEKWERFGDIISADVGG, from the coding sequence ATGCACGTGAACTACGCCAGACTTGCGGCCGCGACAGCTTTCGCCGTCGTCGCCGCATCATCGAGTGGCGCGCTCGCGCAGAAGAAATACGACACCGGCGCCACCGACAAGGAGATCAAGGTCGGCAATATCATGCCTTATAGCGGCCCCGCTTCCGCTTATGGCGTGATTGGCAAGACCGAGGCCGCTTACTTCAAGATGATCAACGACAAGGGCGGCATCAATGGCCGCAAGATCAACTTCATCAGCTATGACGATGCCTACAGCCCGCCGAAGACGGTGGAACAGGCCCGCAAGCTGGTGGAGAGCGACGATGTGCTGTTGCTGTTCGGAACCCTCGGCACCCCGCCGAATTCCGCCATCCACAAATACATGAACGCCAAGAAGGTGCCACAGCTATTCGTCGCCACCGGCGCCACCAAGTGGAACGACCCCAAGCACTTCCCCTGGACCATGGGCTGGCAGCCGAATTACCAGTCCGAGACCCAGATCTATGCGAAGTACATCATGAAGATGATGCCCAACGCCAAGATCGCCGTGCTGTATCAGAACGACGATTACGGCAAGGACTATCTGAAGGGATTGACGGACGGACTCGGCGCCAAGGGCAAGTCGATGATCGTGATGGAGGAAAGCTACGAGACCTCGGAGCCGACCATCGACAACCACATCGTCAAGTTGAAATCCACCGGCGCCGATGTCTTCATCAATATCACGACGCCAAAATTCGCCGCCCAGGCGATCAAGAAGATCGCCGAGATCGACTGGAAGCCGACCCACTTCCTCAACAACGTGTCGGCCTCGGTCGGCAGCGTGATCAAGCCCGCGGGCTATGAGAACTCGCAGGACATCGTCTCGGCCGCCTATCTGAAGGATGCGTCGGACCCGAGCTGGAATGACGATCCCGGCATGAAGGAATTCTACGCCTTCATGAAGAAGGACTTCCCCGAAGGCAACGTGCTCGACGGCGGCACCGTGGTCGGCTACGGCGCGGCGCGGACGCTGGTGGAAGTCCTGACCAAGTGCGGCGACAATCTGACCCGCGCCAACATCATGAAGCAGGCCGCAAGCCTGAAGGACTTCAAACCCGGGGTGCTGCTGCCTGGTATCGCCATCAACACCAGCCCCACCGACTTCGCGCCGATCAGCCAATTGCAGCTGATCCGCTTCAAGGGCGAGAAATGGGAGCGGTTCGGCGACATCATCAGCGCCGACGTCGGCGGCTAG
- a CDS encoding ABC transporter substrate-binding protein, protein MLSYQKLRIAALSTAVIAFAATSGSALAQKKYDTGATDKEIKIGNIMPYSGPASSYGQIGKTEAAYFKMINDQGGINGRMINFISYDDAYSPPKAVEQTRKLIESDEVLFIFNSLGTPSNTATQKYMNAKKVPQLFVATGASKWDEPKKFPWTMGWQPSYQVEAKIYAKYLMKEKPDAKIAVLYQNDDFGKDYLAGFKAGLGAKSSMIIAEESYEISEPTVDSHIVKLKSLNPDVVVSFTTPKFAAQTIKKIAELSWKPMQIVTNVSVSVGAVMKPAGFDAAEGVLSADYRKDGSDPQWKDDAGMKKWSAFIEKYMPGVDKSDNSLIYGYGAAQTMVKVLEMCGDDLTRANIMKQAASIQGFTPDTLLPGITISTSATDFAPIEQLRMMKFSNGKWDLFGDVIDASSTTH, encoded by the coding sequence ATGCTTTCCTACCAAAAACTACGAATCGCTGCGCTTTCGACAGCGGTCATCGCCTTCGCCGCCACCTCGGGCAGCGCACTTGCCCAAAAGAAATACGACACCGGCGCCACCGACAAGGAAATCAAGATCGGCAACATCATGCCGTATAGCGGCCCCGCTTCGTCCTATGGGCAGATCGGCAAGACCGAGGCCGCCTATTTCAAGATGATCAACGACCAGGGCGGCATCAACGGCCGCATGATCAATTTCATCAGCTATGACGATGCCTACAGCCCGCCCAAGGCGGTCGAGCAGACCCGCAAGCTGATCGAGAGCGACGAAGTGTTGTTTATCTTCAACTCGCTCGGCACGCCGTCCAACACCGCGACCCAGAAGTACATGAACGCCAAGAAGGTTCCGCAGCTGTTCGTCGCCACCGGCGCCAGCAAGTGGGACGAACCGAAGAAGTTCCCGTGGACGATGGGCTGGCAGCCGAGCTACCAGGTCGAAGCCAAGATCTACGCCAAATATCTGATGAAGGAGAAGCCCGACGCCAAGATCGCCGTGCTGTATCAGAACGACGATTTCGGCAAGGACTATCTGGCTGGCTTCAAAGCCGGCCTCGGCGCCAAGAGCTCGATGATCATCGCCGAGGAGAGCTACGAAATCTCCGAGCCGACCGTGGATTCGCACATCGTGAAGCTGAAGTCGCTCAACCCCGACGTCGTGGTCAGCTTCACGACGCCGAAATTCGCCGCGCAGACCATCAAGAAGATCGCCGAGCTCAGCTGGAAGCCGATGCAGATCGTCACCAATGTCAGCGTCTCCGTCGGCGCGGTGATGAAGCCCGCCGGCTTCGACGCCGCCGAGGGCGTGTTGTCGGCCGACTACCGCAAGGACGGCAGCGATCCGCAGTGGAAGGACGATGCCGGAATGAAGAAGTGGTCGGCGTTCATCGAGAAGTACATGCCCGGCGTGGATAAGTCCGACAACAGCCTGATCTACGGCTATGGCGCGGCGCAAACCATGGTCAAGGTACTCGAGATGTGCGGCGACGATCTGACCCGCGCCAACATCATGAAGCAGGCCGCCAGCATCCAGGGCTTTACGCCCGACACGCTGTTGCCCGGCATCACCATCTCGACCTCGGCGACCGACTTCGCCCCGATCGAGCAGCTGCGGATGATGAAGTTCAGCAACGGCAAGTGGGACCTGTTCGGCGACGTCATCGACGCCAGCTCCACCACGCACTAA
- a CDS encoding branched-chain amino acid ABC transporter permease, with the protein MSALQETITGETPVEATPKKYIALGNYASVVVVLLLIVAPLFMKNFHIFQMTMVLIYAIAVLALNILTGGSGQFSLGQSAFYAVGAYTSAILMETFGVNYAVTLPIAGLICFAFGFAFGQPALRLSGIYLALATFALATAMPQLLKLGYFEHWTGGVQGLVITKPDAPFGLPLSQDMWLYYFTLVISMVIYVFSVNLLKSRSGRAMMAIRDNEIAASAMGVDVALYKTLAFGISAGITGVAGGLGAIAVQFVAPDSYTIQLAIALFLGMVVGGVGWLPGSIAGAAFIVFVPNMAESVSKGLSGAVFGLILIAIIFLLPHGARQIAYTVQHWFNKLVHR; encoded by the coding sequence ATGAGCGCATTGCAAGAAACCATCACCGGCGAAACCCCGGTCGAAGCCACCCCGAAGAAATACATCGCGCTCGGCAATTATGCCTCGGTCGTGGTGGTGCTGCTGTTGATCGTGGCGCCGCTGTTCATGAAGAACTTTCACATCTTCCAGATGACGATGGTGCTGATCTACGCCATCGCCGTGCTGGCGCTCAATATCCTGACCGGCGGCAGCGGGCAGTTCTCGCTGGGCCAGAGCGCGTTCTACGCGGTCGGCGCCTATACGTCGGCGATCCTGATGGAGACTTTCGGCGTCAACTATGCGGTGACGCTGCCGATCGCCGGATTGATCTGCTTCGCCTTCGGCTTTGCCTTCGGCCAACCGGCGCTGCGGCTGTCCGGCATCTATCTGGCGCTGGCGACCTTCGCGCTCGCCACCGCGATGCCGCAGCTGCTCAAGCTCGGCTATTTCGAGCATTGGACCGGCGGCGTCCAGGGCCTGGTCATCACCAAGCCGGACGCGCCGTTCGGGCTGCCGCTGTCGCAGGACATGTGGCTGTACTATTTCACGCTGGTGATCTCGATGGTCATCTACGTGTTCTCCGTCAACCTGCTGAAATCGCGCTCCGGCCGGGCGATGATGGCGATCCGCGACAACGAGATCGCGGCCTCGGCGATGGGCGTCGACGTCGCGCTGTACAAGACCCTGGCGTTCGGCATCAGCGCCGGCATCACCGGCGTCGCCGGCGGGCTCGGCGCCATCGCGGTGCAGTTCGTCGCCCCCGACAGCTACACCATCCAGCTGGCGATCGCGCTGTTCCTCGGCATGGTGGTCGGCGGCGTCGGCTGGCTGCCGGGATCGATCGCCGGGGCGGCTTTCATCGTGTTCGTTCCGAACATGGCGGAAAGCGTGTCCAAGGGGCTGTCGGGAGCCGTGTTCGGCCTGATCCTGATCGCCATCATCTTCCTGCTGCCGCATGGCGCGCGGCAGATCGCCTACACCGTCCAGCACTGGTTCAACAAGCTGGTCCACCGCTAA
- a CDS encoding branched-chain amino acid ABC transporter permease, translating into MDLLTNQILAGIATGAIYACMALAVVMIYQAIDHLNFAQGEMAMFSTFIAWQLMQWGLPYWWAFIATLALSFAGGVIIERLLFKPLANAPVLTNVAGFIALFAIINSVAGLTWDFTIKQFPSPFGSSPFLGSQLISTHQAGMIGVTLVLLLLLYLFFQFTRVGLAMRAAATLPESARLVGINTSWMVALGWGMAAAIGSIAGMLIAPVVFLEPNMMGGVLIYGFAAAVLGGLSSPFGAVVGGFLVGVFENLAGTYIPEVGNELKLPIALALIITVLVIKPNGLFGRAIVKRV; encoded by the coding sequence ATGGACCTTTTGACCAATCAAATTCTGGCCGGCATCGCCACCGGCGCGATCTATGCCTGCATGGCGCTGGCGGTGGTGATGATCTATCAGGCGATCGATCACCTCAATTTCGCCCAGGGCGAAATGGCGATGTTCTCGACCTTCATCGCCTGGCAGCTGATGCAATGGGGCCTGCCCTATTGGTGGGCTTTCATCGCCACATTGGCGCTGTCCTTCGCCGGCGGCGTCATCATCGAACGCCTGCTGTTCAAGCCGCTGGCCAACGCGCCGGTGCTGACCAATGTCGCCGGCTTCATCGCGCTGTTCGCGATCATCAACAGCGTCGCCGGCCTGACCTGGGACTTCACCATCAAGCAATTCCCCTCGCCGTTCGGCTCCTCGCCGTTTCTCGGCAGCCAGCTGATCTCGACCCACCAGGCCGGGATGATCGGCGTGACCCTGGTGCTGCTGCTGCTGCTCTATCTGTTCTTCCAGTTCACCCGCGTCGGCCTGGCGATGCGGGCGGCCGCAACCCTGCCGGAATCGGCGCGGTTGGTCGGCATCAACACCTCGTGGATGGTGGCGCTGGGCTGGGGCATGGCGGCGGCGATCGGTTCGATCGCCGGCATGCTGATCGCGCCGGTGGTGTTCCTGGAGCCCAACATGATGGGCGGCGTGCTGATCTACGGCTTTGCCGCCGCGGTTCTCGGCGGGCTGTCGAGCCCGTTCGGCGCGGTGGTCGGCGGCTTCCTGGTCGGGGTCTTCGAAAACCTCGCCGGCACCTACATTCCGGAGGTCGGCAATGAACTGAAATTGCCGATCGCGCTGGCACTGATCATCACCGTGCTTGTCATCAAACCCAATGGCCTGTTCGGCCGTGCCATCGTGAAGCGAGTCTGA
- a CDS encoding ABC transporter ATP-binding protein: MTMMLNVRDLRAYYGQVQALHSLEFSLDEGSLTTLLGANGAGKTTTLRAICNMVRSTGTIEFEGKSLSGRSTESIVRLGIAHVPQGRGTFTTMTVEENLQLGAITRKDRAAVSSDIERMYAHFPVLKQRHTQQAGTLSGGEQQMLAVARALMLRPRLMLLDEPSFGLAPLIVRDLFRILGKINREDKVTILVVEQNAQLALELADHAYVIETGRVVMSGNADEIANNEDIRKSYLGY, encoded by the coding sequence ATGACGATGATGCTCAATGTGCGCGACCTGCGCGCCTATTACGGCCAGGTCCAGGCGCTCCACAGTCTCGAATTCAGTCTCGACGAGGGCAGCCTGACCACGCTGCTCGGCGCCAACGGCGCCGGCAAGACCACCACGCTGCGCGCGATCTGCAACATGGTTCGCTCCACCGGCACCATCGAGTTCGAAGGCAAGTCGCTGTCGGGCCGCTCCACCGAGAGCATCGTCCGCCTCGGCATCGCCCATGTGCCGCAGGGCCGCGGCACCTTCACCACCATGACGGTCGAAGAGAACCTGCAGCTCGGCGCCATCACCCGCAAGGACCGCGCCGCGGTCAGTTCCGACATCGAGCGGATGTATGCGCATTTCCCGGTGCTGAAACAACGCCATACGCAGCAGGCCGGCACGCTGAGCGGTGGCGAGCAGCAGATGCTCGCGGTCGCCCGCGCGCTGATGCTGCGGCCGCGGCTGATGCTGCTCGACGAACCCTCGTTCGGGCTGGCGCCGCTGATCGTGCGCGACCTGTTCCGCATCCTCGGCAAGATCAACCGCGAGGACAAGGTCACCATCCTGGTGGTCGAGCAGAACGCGCAGCTCGCGCTGGAACTCGCCGACCACGCCTATGTGATTGAAACCGGACGCGTCGTGATGTCCGGAAATGCCGATGAAATCGCCAATAACGAAGACATCCGCAAATCGTATCTGGGATATTGA
- a CDS encoding ABC transporter ATP-binding protein, which translates to MTQAQLKMQSSPLLEVRDVSVVFGGIIALNGVSFDMQQGHILGLIGPNGAGKTTLFNCLSRLYQPSKGEILLSGESILNRPPHRIAEVGIGRTFQNVALFPNLTVLDNVRVGTHSRTNSDIISDSLRLPWVRNSEIKLNKRVNEILDYLDLQDVAHTTVSGLPFGTQKRVELARALAAQPKILLLDEPAGGLNHEEVYILGDLIRRIRDDRGVTVLLVEHHMGLVMSIADRVVALNFGRKLAGGTPTEVQQNPDVIDAYLGSKDT; encoded by the coding sequence ATGACGCAAGCTCAATTGAAGATGCAGTCATCGCCGCTGCTTGAGGTACGTGACGTCAGCGTCGTGTTCGGCGGCATCATCGCGCTCAACGGCGTGTCGTTCGACATGCAGCAGGGCCACATCCTGGGACTGATCGGCCCCAACGGCGCCGGCAAGACCACGCTGTTCAACTGCCTGTCGCGGCTGTACCAGCCGAGCAAGGGCGAAATCCTGCTCAGCGGCGAAAGCATTCTGAATCGGCCGCCGCACCGGATCGCCGAGGTCGGAATCGGCCGCACCTTCCAGAACGTGGCGCTGTTTCCCAATCTGACGGTGCTGGACAACGTCCGGGTCGGCACCCATTCGCGCACCAACAGCGACATCATCTCGGATTCGCTGCGGCTGCCCTGGGTGCGAAACAGCGAGATCAAGCTGAACAAGCGGGTCAACGAGATCCTCGACTATCTCGATCTGCAGGACGTCGCCCACACCACCGTTTCGGGCCTGCCATTCGGCACCCAGAAGCGCGTCGAGCTGGCGCGCGCGCTGGCCGCGCAGCCGAAGATCCTGCTGCTCGACGAGCCGGCGGGCGGGCTCAATCACGAGGAGGTCTACATCCTCGGCGATCTGATCCGCCGCATCCGCGACGATCGCGGCGTCACCGTGCTGCTGGTCGAACATCACATGGGCCTGGTGATGTCGATCGCCGACCGCGTCGTGGCCCTGAATTTCGGCCGCAAGCTGGCCGGGGGAACGCCGACCGAGGTGCAACAGAACCCGGATGTGATCGACGCCTATCTGGGGAGCAAAGACACATGA
- a CDS encoding IclR family transcriptional regulator, which translates to MKRPAKKTATDRNFVVALSRGLDVLRAFRPNDGLLGNQEIAARTNLPKPTISRLTYTLTKLGYLTQVPRFEKYQLAPAAMLLGYSALANLGVRHLSQSFRDELMQQTGGAVAVGARDRLSMIYVGQARSSLTVGVQLDVGSKIPIATTAMGRAYISVLPNDERAALMRELREHYGSRWPRVKEGIERAQEMVAKHGFAISAGEWQNDVHAVGVALTLNDGTGPYAFNCGAPAFRFTEERLRNDIGPRLVAMVRNIEAVLGGTSGPQSKKLDNKKTKQGGKLARVVEGIR; encoded by the coding sequence ATGAAACGACCAGCCAAAAAAACGGCGACCGATCGCAATTTCGTCGTGGCGCTGTCGCGCGGACTCGACGTGCTTCGCGCCTTTCGTCCCAATGACGGGCTGCTCGGCAATCAGGAGATCGCGGCCCGCACCAACCTGCCCAAGCCGACGATTTCGCGGTTGACCTACACCCTGACCAAGCTCGGCTATCTGACCCAGGTTCCGCGTTTCGAGAAGTATCAACTGGCGCCGGCGGCGATGTTGCTGGGCTATTCGGCCCTGGCGAATCTCGGGGTGCGCCATTTGTCGCAGTCGTTCCGCGACGAATTAATGCAGCAGACCGGCGGCGCGGTCGCGGTCGGCGCCCGCGACCGGCTCAGCATGATCTATGTCGGTCAGGCGCGCTCGAGCCTCACCGTCGGCGTCCAGCTCGATGTCGGCTCCAAGATTCCGATCGCCACCACGGCGATGGGACGGGCCTATATCAGCGTCTTGCCCAACGACGAACGCGCCGCCTTGATGCGCGAACTGCGCGAACATTACGGCAGCCGCTGGCCGCGCGTGAAGGAAGGCATCGAGCGCGCGCAGGAAATGGTTGCAAAGCACGGCTTCGCTATCTCGGCAGGCGAGTGGCAGAACGATGTACACGCGGTGGGTGTCGCGTTGACGCTCAACGACGGCACGGGTCCATACGCTTTCAATTGTGGTGCGCCCGCATTCCGCTTCACGGAAGAACGGTTGCGCAACGATATTGGACCTCGCCTCGTGGCGATGGTAAGGAACATCGAAGCGGTACTCGGAGGGACATCCGGGCCGCAATCAAAAAAACTCGACAACAAGAAAACAAAACAAGGAGGGAAACTTGCCCGTGTGGTTGAGGGGATCAGATAG
- a CDS encoding 3-hydroxyacyl-CoA dehydrogenase NAD-binding domain-containing protein: protein MSEVVTRQSHDAIAVITVNSPPVNALSAAVRRGILDNVNAAVADPAVQAIVLTCAGRTFIAGADITEFGKPPQPPALNDVIAALENSPKPTIAAIHGTALGGGLEVALGCHFRVATKDAKLGLPEVKLGLLPGAGGTQRLPRAVGPELAVKMIVGGAPIGAAEALANGLIEEIVEGPAAGGEAFARKVLAEKRPLRRLRDDDSKLKAAKADRSIFTNAVAALTKKARGLEAPFAAADAVGAAIDLPFDEGLKKEREGFLKLVTSDQSKAQRYAFFAEREAAKVAVPEGTKPRPVERVAIIGAGTMGGGIAMSFANAGIPVTLIETGEEQLKRGMGIMQKNYENTAARGGIPADAPAKRMALITGVVGLENVKGADLIIEAVFETMAVKKEVFTAIDAYAKPGAVLASNTSYLNIDDIAAVTKRPQDVLGMHFFSPANVMKLCEIVRAAKTAPDALLTAVSIARKIAKVPAVVGVCDGFVGNRMLAQRGKQAEKLLFEGALPQQVDAVVTKFGMPMGPFAMGDLAGLDIGWRSRQDRGIKSPIADALYEAGRHGQKTGKGYYKYEAGSRAALPDPEVEALIDKTLQTLGLKRRNVSDDEILERMMYPMINEGARILEEHIAVRPSDIDVIWLYGYGWPIYRGGPMFYADQVGLKHIAERLSYYAKETNDPSLEPAPLLKRLAAEGKTFASLTQPAKAA, encoded by the coding sequence ATGAGCGAAGTCGTCACGCGCCAAAGCCATGATGCGATTGCAGTCATCACGGTGAACAGCCCGCCGGTCAACGCGCTGAGCGCGGCAGTTCGTCGCGGGATCCTCGACAACGTCAATGCGGCTGTCGCCGACCCCGCCGTGCAGGCGATCGTGCTGACCTGCGCGGGCCGCACCTTCATCGCCGGCGCCGACATCACCGAATTCGGCAAGCCGCCACAGCCCCCCGCGCTCAACGACGTGATCGCCGCGCTGGAGAATTCACCGAAGCCGACGATCGCGGCGATTCACGGCACCGCGCTCGGCGGCGGCCTCGAGGTCGCGCTCGGCTGCCATTTCCGCGTCGCCACCAAGGACGCTAAGCTGGGCCTGCCCGAGGTCAAGCTCGGGCTGCTACCGGGCGCCGGCGGCACCCAGCGGCTGCCGCGCGCGGTCGGTCCCGAACTCGCGGTCAAGATGATCGTCGGCGGCGCGCCGATTGGCGCTGCCGAGGCGCTCGCCAACGGATTGATCGAGGAGATCGTCGAAGGCCCGGCCGCCGGCGGCGAGGCCTTCGCCCGCAAGGTGCTGGCCGAGAAGCGGCCGCTGCGCCGGCTGCGCGACGATGATAGCAAGCTGAAGGCGGCGAAAGCCGATCGCTCGATCTTCACCAACGCGGTCGCCGCGCTGACCAAGAAGGCCCGTGGCCTCGAAGCGCCGTTCGCCGCCGCCGACGCGGTCGGCGCCGCGATCGACCTGCCGTTCGACGAAGGTTTGAAGAAGGAGCGCGAGGGCTTCCTCAAGCTGGTGACCAGCGATCAATCGAAGGCGCAGCGCTACGCCTTCTTCGCCGAGCGCGAGGCCGCCAAGGTCGCGGTGCCGGAGGGCACCAAGCCGCGTCCGGTGGAGCGCGTCGCCATCATCGGCGCCGGCACCATGGGCGGCGGCATCGCGATGTCCTTTGCCAATGCGGGCATTCCGGTGACGCTGATCGAGACCGGCGAGGAGCAGCTCAAGCGCGGCATGGGCATCATGCAGAAGAACTACGAGAACACCGCGGCGCGGGGCGGCATTCCCGCCGATGCGCCGGCCAAGCGGATGGCGCTGATCACCGGCGTCGTCGGGCTGGAGAACGTCAAGGGTGCGGACTTGATCATCGAGGCGGTGTTCGAGACCATGGCGGTGAAGAAAGAGGTGTTCACCGCGATCGACGCCTATGCCAAGCCCGGCGCGGTGCTGGCCTCCAACACGTCCTATCTCAACATCGACGACATCGCCGCGGTGACCAAGCGTCCGCAGGACGTGCTCGGCATGCACTTCTTCTCACCGGCGAACGTGATGAAGCTGTGCGAGATCGTCCGCGCCGCCAAGACCGCGCCGGACGCGCTGCTGACCGCGGTGTCGATCGCCCGCAAGATCGCCAAGGTGCCGGCGGTGGTCGGGGTCTGCGACGGCTTCGTCGGCAACCGGATGCTGGCGCAGCGCGGCAAGCAGGCCGAGAAGCTGCTGTTCGAAGGCGCGCTGCCGCAGCAGGTCGATGCGGTGGTCACCAAATTCGGCATGCCGATGGGGCCGTTCGCGATGGGCGATCTCGCCGGCCTCGATATCGGCTGGCGCTCGCGGCAGGATCGCGGCATCAAGTCGCCGATCGCCGATGCGCTGTATGAAGCCGGTCGCCACGGCCAGAAGACCGGCAAGGGCTACTACAAATACGAAGCCGGCTCGCGCGCCGCACTGCCGGATCCCGAAGTCGAGGCGCTGATCGACAAGACCCTGCAGACGCTGGGCCTGAAGCGTCGCAATGTCAGCGACGACGAGATCCTGGAGCGGATGATGTATCCGATGATCAATGAGGGCGCGCGGATTCTCGAGGAGCACATCGCGGTGCGCCCCTCCGACATCGATGTGATCTGGCTCTATGGCTATGGCTGGCCGATCTATCGCGGCGGTCCGATGTTCTATGCCGATCAGGTCGGCCTCAAGCACATCGCCGAGCGGCTGTCCTACTACGCCAAGGAGACCAACGACCCGTCGCTGGAGCCCGCGCCGCTGCTGAAGCGTCTCGCCGCCGAAGGCAAGACCTTCGCCTCGCTGACGCAGCCGGCGAAAGCGGCGTGA